TCGGCATCATCTCGGGGGCGAGCGAGACCGAGACGCTGGCCCGGCAGGTCGAGGACAACGGCGGCGTGTACTTCGTCCCGGCGTTCTCCGGCCTCTTCGCGCCGTACTGGCGGTCCGACGCCCGCGGCGCGATCGTCGGGCTGTCGCGGTTCAACACCAACGCTCACCTGGCGCGAGCGACACTGGAAGCGATCTGCTACCAGAGCAAGGACGTGGCCGACGCGATGGAGAAGGACTCGGGGGTGAAGCTCGAGGTGCTCAAGGTCGACGGCGGCGTCACGGCCAACGAGCTCTGCATGCAGATGCAGGCCGACATCCTCGGCGTCCCGGTGAGCAAGCCGGTCGTCGCGGAGACGACGGCCCTCGGCGCGGCGTACGCGGCCGGGCTGGCGGTCGGGTTCTGGAACAACACCGACGAACTGGTGCAGAACTGGAACGAGGACAAGCGCTGGAGCCCGGAGTGGAACGACGAGCAGCGTGCGGCCGGGTACAAGGGCTGGGAGAAGGCCGTCCAGCGGACGCTCGACTGGGTCGACGTCGACTAGCGGCACGGCAGCGGTACGGCAGTCAGCAGTAGACACAACCGGAAGGAACAGCACAGTGGCGGTAGTGGCTCTGTCCCCGCAAGCGAGGTCGGAGGCCATCGACGCGATGGCGGACGGCCGCGAACTGGACGTCCTGGTGATCGGCGGCGGGGTGGTCGGCACCGGGTCGGCCCTGGACGCCGCGACCCGGGGCCTGACCACCGGGCTGCTGGAGGCCCGCGACTACGCGAGCGGGACCTCCAGCCGGTCCAGCAAGCTGATGCACGGTGGCTTGCGGTACCTGGAGATGCTCGACTTCCGGCTGGTGCACGAGGCGTTGCAGGAGCGCGGCCTGCTCCTGCAACGCCTGGCACCGCACCTGGTCAAGCCGGTGCCCTTCCTCTACCCGCTCCAGCACCGCTGGTGGGAGCGGTTCTACGCCGGCGCCGGCGTCGCCCTGTACGACGCGATGGCGGTCAGTTCGGGTAACGGCGCCGGCCTCCCGATGCACCGGCACCTGACCCGGCGCGGCGCGATGCGACTGGTGCCGAGCCTGAAGAAGTCGGCGCTGGTCGGCGCCCTGCAGTACTACGACGCGCAGGTCGACGACGCCCGGCACACGATGGAGCTGGCCCGCACGGCGGCGTCGTACGGCGCGCACGTCGCGAACCGGGTCAAGGTGACCGGCTTCCTGCGCCAGGGCGAGCGGGTGACCGGCGTCCAGGCCAAGGACCTAGAGAGCGGCCGCGAGTTCGAGGTCCGCGCCAAGCAGGTCGTCAACGCGACCGGCGTGTGGACCGACGACACCCAGGCGATGGTCGGCGAGCGCGGGCAGTACCACGTGCGCGCGTCGAAGGGCATCCACCTGGTCGTGCCGAAGGACCGGATCCAGTCCAGCAGCGGGATGATCCTGCGGACCGAGAAGTCCGTCCTGTTCATCATCCCGTGGGGCCGGCACTGGCTGATCGGTACCACCGACACCGACTGGAACCTGGACAAGGCCCACCCGGCCGCGACCAGCAAGGACATCGAGTACCTGCTCGACCACGTGAACGCGGTGCTGAACACGCCGCTGACCCGCGAGGACGTCGAGGGCGTGTACGCCGGGCTGCGGCCGCTGCTGGCCGGCGAGTCGGAGAGCACGTCCAAGCTGTCCCGCGAGCACGTCGTCGCGCACGCGGCGCCGGGACTCGTGGTGGTTGCCGGCGGCAAGTACACGACGTACCGGGTGATGGCCAAGGACGCGATCGACGCGGTCGCCAACGCGCTCGACGGCCGGGTCCCGAAGTGCACCACCAAGACGATCCCGCTGGTCGGCGCGGACGGTTATCCGGCGCTGTGGAACCAGCGGCACCTGATCGCGCGGGAGTCCGGGCTGCACGTGGCCCGGATCGAGCACCTGCTCAACCGGTACGGCGCGCTGATCAGCGAGGTGCTCGCGCTGGTCAAGGAGGACCCGTCACTGGGCGACCAGCTGCCGGGGACGCAGGACTACCTGAAGGCCGAGGTCGTGTACGCGGCCCGCTCCGAGGGCGCCCGGCACCTGGACGACGTACTGGCCCGGCGGACCCGGATCTCGATCGAGGCCTGGGACCGCGGCGCGGGCGCGGCCGACGCCGCGGCGCGGCTGATCGCGCCGGAGCTCGGCTGGGACGAGGCCACGATCGAGCGCGAGGTGTCCTTCTACCTGCAGCGGGTCCAGTCCGAGCGCGACTCGCAGGACCAGCCGGACGACGAGTCGGCCGACAAGGTGCGCCTGGGCGCGCCGGACATTGTCTCGCCGGCCTGACAAATGCTTGCCCGGAGCACCTTCGTGGGGGGTGCTCCGGGCAGAGTCCGGTCAGAAGGTGGCGCCGAGCTCGAGCAGGCGCTCGACGGCGTACGACGGGTCGATGAGTGACTCGGGCGTGTGCAGGCCCGGTGCGGCGGGGGTGCTCGTGAGCCCGAGCAGACTCTCCACGCCCAGGGTGATCCCGAGGGCTGTCAGCGGCCGCTGACCGGCGGAGTGTGTGAGGTAGCGGGTTGTCGTGTGGGCGTTGCCGGCGCGGTCGGTGCCTTCGAGGTCGATGCGGACCTCGACCGACGCCTGACCACCCGTACGGCGGCCCGCGGACTCGCCGACGCCCATGTCGAAACGGACGTCGGCCGCGCCGGTCGCGAGGGCCAGGCTGGTGACGTCGAGAATCGGGAGGCTCTGGGCGGCGTACACCGAGCCGTCGGCGCTGACCAGCTCCGCGTCGACGTCGGTGATCCACTGGAAGGTGCCGTCGCGGCGGACGAGTCCGGCGGTGGTCGCGGTCGACCAGCGTTCGAGGTCGGCGGCGCCGGCCGGGCCGCCGATGTCCAGCTCGTCCAGCAGCGCTTGGACGCGGACGCTGTCGACGCGGGCGAAGTCCTGCGCCACCGCGAGCGTCGCCAGGACGGCGATGCCCGCGCACCAGTGGCTGGCGACCAGGATCGGAGCGGCGGTCGGCCGCTGCGCGGCGGCGACGATCTCCGGCGACGTGTCGACGAGGGCGCTGGAGATGCTGAGGTACGGCACGCCATGGTCCTGCGCGTAGTGCAGGCCGTTGTGGTGGGAGTCCCACAAGGCGGCGACGACGGCCGAGTAGGTGTGGCCGGCGGGCAGGCCGAGGCCACGGCTGCGCAGATCGATCGTCACGGCGGTCGCGCCGCCGAGCTCGTCGGCGACCTTCTGGGCGCGGCCGAGGTCGCGGCCGGCGATGGTGATCGGCAGGTTCGGGTGCTGCCGGCGCAGCTGCCGCGCGGTGTCGGATCCGGCCTGGCCGGTGCCGCCGAGGATGAGGACGGGGTGCATGTGCGCTCCTTGCTACATTTTGTAGGTTACATCTTGTAGGATAGGCACATGACAGTGCGGTTGAGCAAACAGGCCAGACGCGAGCAGCTGCTCGAGGCCGCGGTTACCGTGGTCCGGACGCGCGGCGCCGACGGGCTGACGCTGGTCACGCTGGCGGAGGCCGCCGGGGTGAGCCGGCCGATCGTCTACGACCACTTCGGGACCCGGGCGGGGTTGCTGATCGAGCTGTACCGGCGGCTGGACGAGCGGCACAAGACCGCGATCGAGCGCGCCGTACGGGAGGCGGCGCCGGAGGTCGACGACATCGCGCGGGTGGTCAGCGCGGCGTACTTCGCGTGCGTCCGTGAGATGCCGGAGCTGGCCGCGGTCTCGGCCGCGGTGAAGGGGACTCCGGAGATGGAGGCCGTCCAGCGGGAGCTGCTCGACGGGTACGTCGAGCTGATGGCGGCCGCGCTCGCGCCGTACTCGACGTTGGCGCCCGGCGCGTTGCGGCTGCGCTGCGTCGGCGTACTGGGAGCGGCCGAGGCGCTGGCTCGTGAGGACGGCGGTGAAGCTGCCCTGACCGCGCTGATCGTCGGTGGGATCCAGTGAGCGGTTGGTGAGCTGACTTCCGTAGGTTGGCCGGGACCGACTGACGGGAGAGATCGATGTACCACCGGTTCGTGGCGGCGCAGGTCCGCAAGGCGTTCGCGGAGATCACCGCCGGCAACTGGGAGGCGATGGTGCGGGGGATGGCGCCGGAGTTCACCTACCGGTTCTACGGCGATCACGCGTTGTCGGGGGAGCGGCACACGCACGACGCCTTGCGCGCGTGGTGGCGGCGGGCGTTCCGGTTGATGCCCGAGACCCGGTTCACGGTGAACGACGTGCTGGTCGCGGGGTGGCCGTGGAACACGCGGGTCGCGACGGCGGTCACCGTCGACGTCGGGCTGGTCGACGGTACGACGTACCAGAACGTGGTGCATCAGTTCCTGCGGATGAGGTGGGGCAAGATCACCGAGGTCCGGACGCTGGAGGACACGGCGGTGCTGGAGCGGGCCCTCGACCGGCTGGCGGTGGCCGGGTACGAGGAGGCGCACGCGGCGCCGATCACCGACGGGGTTCCGGCCGGGCGCTGACGGTGTGGCCGCGACCTCGGAGGGTTTGCGCGCCCGGCATAGTGTCGGGTCGGAACATCGTCACGGGGATGTGGTCTGGAGGAGTGAATGGATCGGATCGCCGAGCTGATCGAGTCAGCTGAGGCGGAAGCGGTGTGGGGCTACGAGAGTTCGGCCTCACCTGCGGTGGCAGAGTCGCTAGGGCTCGCGGGCCGCCGGATCGGTGGTGGTGTCGTGCTGGCGGTGCCCGACGACGTGACGAACTACTGGAGCAAGGCGCTCGGCTTCGGCTTCGGGGCGCCGGTGACGGTCGACCTGGTCGAGGAGATCATCGAGTTCTACCGCACCCACGGCGTCCGGTTCGCGACGCTGCAGTTCGCGCCGTCGGTGCTGCCGCGCGACTGGGACGCGATCGTCGCGAAGACCGGTCTGACCGCCGGCGGGACCTGGCTGAAGCTGGCGCGGCTGGCTGGGCTGGTGGAGTCTGCCGACACCGACCTGAGGATCGGCGAGGTGCCGGTGGAGCAGGCCGACGAGTGGGCGACGACGTTGATGCGCGGTTTCGGGATGCCGACCGACAAGCTCGTCCCGATGATCTCGGCCGTGGTCGACCGTCCCGGCTTCACGCCGTACGGCGCCTGGGACGGCGACACGATGGTCGGCGCGGCCTCGCTGGCGATCCACGACCAGGTGGCGACGTTCGCGGGCGCGGCCGTGCTGCCGTCGTACCGGGGACGGGGTGCGCAGTCGGCGCTGCTCGCGGCCCGTGCGCGGCAGGCGTCGGCCGAAGGCGCGAAATGGTTGAGTGCGGAGACCGGCAAACCGGACGACGGCGAGCAGAACTCCTCGCTGAACAACATGCTCCGGACCGGCTTCGAGATCCGCTACGCCCGCCAGAACTGGATCTGGCGCGCCGAGGACTAGCTGTTGTCCTGCTGCTCGGGGCGGATCCAGCCGAAGGTGCGCTGGACCGCCGCCTGCCAGTTCGCGTACTCGGTGGCGCGCCGGTCCGGGTCCATGTCGGGCAGCCACTGGCCGGCGCGGTGCCAGTTGCTGCGCAGGCCTTCGAGGTCCGGCCAGTAGCCGACGGCCAGGCCCGCGGCGTACGCGGCACCGAGTGAGACCGTCTCGGTCACCATCGGCCGGACCACCCGGACGTCGAGCAGGTCGGCGAGGAACTGCATCAGCAGGTTGTTCGCGGTCATCCCGCCGTCGACCTTGAGCGCCTTCAGCGCGATCCCGGAGTCGGCGTTCATCGCGTCGACGACCTCGAGGGTCTGGAAGCCGGTCGCCTCCAGGACAGCCCGGGCGAGATGGCCTTTGGTGATGTACGACGTCAGCCCGGCGATCACGCCGCGCGCCTCGCTGCGCCAGTGCGGCGCGAACAGGCCGGAGAACGCGGGCACGATGTACGCGCCACCGTTGTCCTCGACGGTCCGGGCCAGCGTCTCGATCTCGGCGGCGGTGTGGATCAGGCCGAGCCCGTCGCGAAACCACTGCACCAGCGAACCGGTGACGGCCATCGAGCCTTCCAGCGCGTACGCCGCCGGCTGGTCGCCGATCTGGTACGCGACGGTGGTCAGCATGCCGTGGGTCGACCGGACGATCTCCTTGCCGGTGTTCAGCAGCAGGAACGACCCGGTGCCGTACGTGCACTTCGCCTCACCCGGGCTGAAGCAGGTCTGGCCGAACAGCGCGGCCTGCTGGTCGCCGAGAGCGGCGCCGATCCGTACGCCGGGGAGCACGGCGGTCGCCGTACCGAAGACGCCGGAGGACGGACGGATCTCGGGGAGGACCGACCGCGGTACGTTGAACGCGTCGAGGAGTTGGTCGTCCC
The Kribbella italica DNA segment above includes these coding regions:
- a CDS encoding saccharopine dehydrogenase: MHPVLILGGTGQAGSDTARQLRRQHPNLPITIAGRDLGRAQKVADELGGATAVTIDLRSRGLGLPAGHTYSAVVAALWDSHHNGLHYAQDHGVPYLSISSALVDTSPEIVAAAQRPTAAPILVASHWCAGIAVLATLAVAQDFARVDSVRVQALLDELDIGGPAGAADLERWSTATTAGLVRRDGTFQWITDVDAELVSADGSVYAAQSLPILDVTSLALATGAADVRFDMGVGESAGRRTGGQASVEVRIDLEGTDRAGNAHTTTRYLTHSAGQRPLTALGITLGVESLLGLTSTPAAPGLHTPESLIDPSYAVERLLELGATF
- a CDS encoding nuclear transport factor 2 family protein; protein product: MYHRFVAAQVRKAFAEITAGNWEAMVRGMAPEFTYRFYGDHALSGERHTHDALRAWWRRAFRLMPETRFTVNDVLVAGWPWNTRVATAVTVDVGLVDGTTYQNVVHQFLRMRWGKITEVRTLEDTAVLERALDRLAVAGYEEAHAAPITDGVPAGR
- the glpK gene encoding glycerol kinase GlpK, which codes for MAEQYVAAVDQGTNSTRCILFDRRGRLVSVAQREHKQYFPKPGWVEHDAAEIWRNVTRVVPAAVRQIGAAPSQIVAIGITNQRETSLLWDRRTGQPIGHAVVWQDTRTSRLITELAGDEGPDRFVDLCGLPLTTYFSAPRLRWMLDHTPGLRARAVAGDVLFGTMESWLIWNFTGGPEGGLHVTDVTNASRTMLMNIETLEWDDQLLDAFNVPRSVLPEIRPSSGVFGTATAVLPGVRIGAALGDQQAALFGQTCFSPGEAKCTYGTGSFLLLNTGKEIVRSTHGMLTTVAYQIGDQPAAYALEGSMAVTGSLVQWFRDGLGLIHTAAEIETLARTVEDNGGAYIVPAFSGLFAPHWRSEARGVIAGLTSYITKGHLARAVLEATGFQTLEVVDAMNADSGIALKALKVDGGMTANNLLMQFLADLLDVRVVRPMVTETVSLGAAYAAGLAVGYWPDLEGLRSNWHRAGQWLPDMDPDRRATEYANWQAAVQRTFGWIRPEQQDNS
- a CDS encoding GNAT family N-acetyltransferase, which produces MDRIAELIESAEAEAVWGYESSASPAVAESLGLAGRRIGGGVVLAVPDDVTNYWSKALGFGFGAPVTVDLVEEIIEFYRTHGVRFATLQFAPSVLPRDWDAIVAKTGLTAGGTWLKLARLAGLVESADTDLRIGEVPVEQADEWATTLMRGFGMPTDKLVPMISAVVDRPGFTPYGAWDGDTMVGAASLAIHDQVATFAGAAVLPSYRGRGAQSALLAARARQASAEGAKWLSAETGKPDDGEQNSSLNNMLRTGFEIRYARQNWIWRAED
- a CDS encoding TetR/AcrR family transcriptional regulator, whose amino-acid sequence is MTVRLSKQARREQLLEAAVTVVRTRGADGLTLVTLAEAAGVSRPIVYDHFGTRAGLLIELYRRLDERHKTAIERAVREAAPEVDDIARVVSAAYFACVREMPELAAVSAAVKGTPEMEAVQRELLDGYVELMAAALAPYSTLAPGALRLRCVGVLGAAEALAREDGGEAALTALIVGGIQ
- a CDS encoding glycerol-3-phosphate dehydrogenase/oxidase, with product MAVVALSPQARSEAIDAMADGRELDVLVIGGGVVGTGSALDAATRGLTTGLLEARDYASGTSSRSSKLMHGGLRYLEMLDFRLVHEALQERGLLLQRLAPHLVKPVPFLYPLQHRWWERFYAGAGVALYDAMAVSSGNGAGLPMHRHLTRRGAMRLVPSLKKSALVGALQYYDAQVDDARHTMELARTAASYGAHVANRVKVTGFLRQGERVTGVQAKDLESGREFEVRAKQVVNATGVWTDDTQAMVGERGQYHVRASKGIHLVVPKDRIQSSSGMILRTEKSVLFIIPWGRHWLIGTTDTDWNLDKAHPAATSKDIEYLLDHVNAVLNTPLTREDVEGVYAGLRPLLAGESESTSKLSREHVVAHAAPGLVVVAGGKYTTYRVMAKDAIDAVANALDGRVPKCTTKTIPLVGADGYPALWNQRHLIARESGLHVARIEHLLNRYGALISEVLALVKEDPSLGDQLPGTQDYLKAEVVYAARSEGARHLDDVLARRTRISIEAWDRGAGAADAAARLIAPELGWDEATIEREVSFYLQRVQSERDSQDQPDDESADKVRLGAPDIVSPA